In Cervus elaphus chromosome 7, mCerEla1.1, whole genome shotgun sequence, the following proteins share a genomic window:
- the LOC122697602 gene encoding LOW QUALITY PROTEIN: striatin-4-like (The sequence of the model RefSeq protein was modified relative to this genomic sequence to represent the inferred CDS: deleted 1 base in 1 codon): protein MMEERAAAAVAAAASSCRPLGSGAGPGPKGAALVSAPAPGPGPAAKGGGGGGGSSGPAAGPEPLSLPGILHFIQHEWARFEAGEARWEAERAELQAQVAFLQGERKGQENLKTDLVRRIKMLEYALKQERAKYHKLKFGTDLNQGEKKPELSEPVSNGPVESVTLENSPLVWKEGRQLLRQYLEEVGYTDTILDMRSKRVRSLLGRSLELNRAAEPSEGGPRAPPAPGGLSGGESLLVKQIEEQIKRNAAGKDGKERLGGSVLEQIPFLQNCEDEDSDEDDELDSMLHKKQRVKLPSKALGPEMEDEDEEDDSEDAINEFDFLGSGEDGEGSPDPRRCAGEGTHHELESRRVKLQGILADLRDVDGLPPKVTGPPPDTPQPRPHEGSFGFSSDVFIMDTIGGGEVSLGDLADLTVPNDNDLSCDLSDSKDAFKKTWNPKFTLRSHYDSIRSLAFHHSQSALLTASEDGTLKLWNLQKTVTAKKNAALDVEPIHAFRAHRGPVLAVAMGSHSEYCYSGGADARIHSWKIPDLNMDPYDGYDPSVLSHVLEGHGDVVWGLAFSPASQRLASCSADGTVRIWDPSSSSPTCLCTFSTASDHGTPTSVAFTSTEPAHIVTSFRSGDTVLYDLEAGSALLTLDSRGNSGPTQINQVVSHPSQPLTITAHDDRGIRFLDNRTGKLVHSMVAHLDAVTCLAVDPNGVFLMSGSHDCSLRLWSLDNKTCVQEITAHRKKHEEAIHAVACHPSKALIASAGADALAKVFV from the exons ATGATGGAGGAGCGAGCGGCCGCCGCCGTCGCCGCC GCCGCCTCCTCCTGCCGCCCGCTGGGCTCCGGCGCGGGCCCCGGCCCGAAGGGGGCGGCCCTGgtctccgcccccgcccccgggcccGGCCCGGCTGCCaagggaggcggcggcggcggaggcagCTCCGGTCCCGCGGCGGGACCGGAGCCCCTGAGCTTGCCCGGGATCCTACACTTTATCCAGCACGAGTGGGCGCGCTTCGAAGCGGGGGAGGCCCGCTGGGAGGCCGAGCGCGCCGAGCTGCAGGCTCAGGTAGCCTTCctccagggagagaggaaggggcaggAGAATCTCAAGACGGACCTGGTGCGGCGGATCAAGATGCTGGAATACGCACTGAAGCAGGAGAGGGCCAAATACCATAAACTGAAATTCGGGACAGACCTGAACCAGGGGGAGAAGAAGCCAGAGCTGTCGGAACCAGTCTCCAATGGCCCCGTGGAGTCGGTCACCCTGGAGAACAGCCCGTTGGTATGGAAGGAGGGGCGGCAGCTTCTCCGACAGTACCTGGAAGAGGTCGGCTACACCGACACCATCCTGGACATGCGGTCCAAGCGTGTGCGCTCCCTGCTGGGCCGCTCGTTAGAGCTCAACCGGGCCGCCGAGCCCAGCGAAGGGGGCCCCAGGGCCCCGCCGGCCCCCGGGGGGCTCAGCGGTGGGGAGTCGCTGCTGGTGAAACAGATCGAGGAGCAGATCAAGAGGAATGCGGCCGGCAAGGACGGCAAAGAACGCTTAGGCGGCTCGGTGCTGGAGCAGATCCCCTTCCTGCAGAACTGCGAGGACGAGGACAGTGACGAGGACGATGAGCTGGACAGCATGCTGCACAAGAAGCAGCGCGTGAAGCTGCCATCCAAGGCCCTGGGTCCTGAGATGGAGGACGAAGATGAGGAGGACGACTCAGAGGATGCCATCAACGAGTTTGATTTCCTGGGCTCGGGAGAGGATGGGGAGGGCTCTCCGGACCCGCGGCGATGTGCTGGAGAGGGGACCCACCATGAACTGGAAAGCCGGCGGGtcaaactccaggggatcttggctGACCTTCGGGATGTGGATGGGCTGCCCCCCAAAGTGACCGGCCCGCCTCCTGACaccccccagccccggccccacGAAGGTTCCTTTGGCTTCTCCTCAGACGTTTTCATCATGGACACTATCGGGGGCGGGGAGGTGAGCCTGGGGGACTTGGCAGATCTCACCGTCCCCAACGACAACGACCTCAGCTGTGATCTGTCTGACAGCAAAGATGCCTTCAAGAAGACCTGGAACCCCAAGTTCACTCTCCGCTCCCACTACGACAGCATCCGCTCCCTGGCTTTCCATCACAGCCAGTCGGCTTTGCTCACCGCTTCCGAGGACGGCACGCTGAAGCTCTGGAACCTCCAGAAGACAGTCACGGCCAAGAAGAACGCCGCGCTAGATGTGGAGCCTATCCACGCCTTCCGGGCTCACAGGGGCCCCGTGTTGGCCGTGGCCATGGGCAGCCACAGTGAATACTGTTACAGTGGTGGGGCAGACGCCCGCATCCATAGCTGGAAGATTCCAGACCTCAACATGGACCCCTACGACGGTTACGACCCGAGTGTGTTGAGCCACGTCCTGGAGGGCCACGGGGACGTGGTGTGGGGCCTGGCCTTCAGTCCCGCCTCCCAGCGCCTGGCCTCCTGCTCTGCCGATGGCACCGTCCGCATCTGGgaccccagcagcagcagccccacctGCCTCTGCACCTTCTCCACAGCCAGCGATCACGGGACCCCCACCTCAGTGGCCTTCACCAGCACCGAGCCTGCCCACATCGTGACCTCCTTCCGTTCTGGCGACACCGTCCTGTATGACCTGGAGGCTGGCAGTGCCCTCCTCACGCTGGACTCCCGGGGGAACAGCGGCCCAACCCAGATCAACCAGGTGGTGAGTCACCCCAGCCAGCCCCTCACAATCACCGCCCATGACGACAGAGGCATCCGTTTCCTGGACAACCGCACAGGGAAATTGGTGCACTCCATGGTCGCCCACCTGGACGCGGTCACCTGCCTCGCCGTGGACCCCAATGGCGTCTTCCTGATGTCAGGAAGCCATGACTGCTCGCTGCGTCTGTGGAGCCTGGACAACAAGACGTGCGTTCAGGAGATCACGGCCCACCGCAAGAAGCATGAGGAGGCCATCCACGCGGTTGCCTGCCACCCCAGCAAGGCCCTCATCGCCAGCGCGGGCGCCGACGCCCTGGCCAAGGTCTTCGTATGA
- the LOC122696837 gene encoding translation initiation factor IF-2-like, which yields MAGGAATPAAGGALSRVAGVPLPALPPRAPAAPPPPPPRAPATPPPRARARAPRRRAVSGARRSPPPPLAWASQNAARRGRRGRGARARLRRPPPATGAPCRSGGDVQARLPPTSTHIHADAPCRPGGEVQALRAPAVFGRSPFQEARPGPEASPAPCTPVSPQPPGDCERRPSGGRGGCRGPGRRLSLTRLWGLSNTGSRPIKAPTRDAGSPYILQDAAVRWGG from the coding sequence ATGGCTGGCGGCGCGGCGACCCCGGCGGCCGGCGGTGCGCTGTCCAGGGTAGCCGGCGTCCCTCTGCCCGCGCTCCCGCCGCGCgcgcccgccgccccgcccccgcccccaccgcgcGCGCCCGCCACCCCGCCCCCTCGGGCTCGCGCGCGCGCCCCCCGCCGCAGGGCCGTTTCGGGCGCCCgccgctccccgcccccgcccctcgcCTGGGCTTCGCAGAACGCCGCGCGCCGGGGTCGGCGGGGGAGGGGCGCGCGGGCCAGGCTCCGGCGCCCCCCACCCGCCACCGGCGCCCCCTGCCGGTCGGGCGGCGATGTGCAGGCCCGGCTCCCCCCaacaagcacacacatacacgccgACGCCCCCTGCCGGCCGGGCGGCGAGGTGCAGGCCCTGCGGGCGCCCGCTGTGTTCGGCCGCTCACCGTTCCAGGAGGCTCGGCCAGGACCCGAGGCATCGCCCGCCCCCTGTACTCCGGTCTCCCCTCAGCCGCCCGGAGACTGCGAGCGCCGCCCATCTGGAGGAAGAgggggctgcagggggccaggacGTCGTCTTTCTCTGACTCGGCTCTGGGGGCTTTCAAACACAGGTTCAAGGCCGATAAAGGCTCCCACTCGGGATGCAGGATCACCCTACATTTTGCAGGATGCAGCGGTCAGATGGGGGGGTTAG